The proteins below are encoded in one region of Scophthalmus maximus strain ysfricsl-2021 chromosome 4, ASM2237912v1, whole genome shotgun sequence:
- the LOC118302542 gene encoding calretinin-like, with product MATQTQQPPHLHLAELTAAQFIDIWRHFDADGNGYIEGKELENFFKELEVARRGAGVDPTHAAFKEKMKEFMANFDKNADGRIEMSELAQILPTEENFLLCFREFVGSSSQFMAAWRRYDTDRSGYIESNELKGFLSDLLKKANRNYDDKKLKEYTQTILRMFDLNGDGKLGLSEMARLLPVQENFLLKFQGIRLTVKEFESLFMFYDKDGNGYIDEQELDALLKDLCDKNKMDVEATGLGGYKKSIMALADGGKLYRTELEIVLCRDSEL from the exons atggCAACTCAGACGCAGCAGCCGCCCCACCTGCACCTGGCTGAGCTCACCGCGGCGCAGTTCATCGACATCTGGAGACATTTCGACGCAGACG GAAATGGTTACATCGAAGGGAAGGAGCTGGAAAACTTCTTCAAAGAGCTGGAGGTGGCGAGACGAGGCGCAGGCGTG GATCCTACACATGCTGCGTTCAAAGAAAAGATGAAGGAGTTCATGGCCAATTTTGACAAGAATGCTGATGGGAGAATTGAAATGTCAGAG TTGGCTCAGATTCTGCCCACAGAGGAAAACTTCCTGCTTTGTTTCAGAGAGTTTGTGGGATCCAGCTCTCAGTTCATGGCA GCCTGGCGGAGGTATGACACGGACCGGAGTGGATATATTGAATCCAATGAGCTGAAG ggTTTCCTGTCAGACCTGCTGAAGAAGGCTAACAGAAACTACGATGACAAGAAGCTCAAGGAGTACACACAGACAATT CTGAGGATGTTTGatctcaatggtgatggaaaGCTGGGGCTCTCTGAGATGGCGAG GCTCTTGCCAGTGCAGGAAAATTTCTTGCTGAAGTTCCAG GGCATCAGGCTCACAGTCAAAGAATTTGAGTCCCTCTTCATGTTCTACGACAAG GATGGTAATGGGTATATTGACGAGCAGGAGCTTGATGCTTTGCTGAAGGACCTCTGTGACAAGAACAAAATG GACGTGGAGGCAACAGGACTCGGGGGGTACAAGAAGAGCATCATGGCTCTGGCTGATGGAGGGAAACTGTACCGCACTGAGCTGGAGATCGTCCTCTGCCGGGACTCTGAGCTGTGA
- the LOC118301809 gene encoding aspartate aminotransferase, mitochondrial — translation MALLKSNKVLYCLGNISPSLGVLSSRHSSWWGGVQMGPPDPILGVTEAFKKDTNPKKMNLGVGAYRDDQGKPFVLSCVRKAEALIAAKQVDKEYLPIGGLGEFNKACAQLAFGADNEVLKSGRNITVQTISGTGSLRIGANFLSRFHGGPRDVYLPKPSWGNHTPIFRDAGMQLKSYRYYDPSTCGFDFKGALDDISKIPEKSVILLHACAHNPTGVDPRPEQWKEIAEIVKQRQLLVFFDMAYQGFASGDIDRDAWAVRYFLEQGHNILLSQSFAKNMGLYGERVGGFTVVCNDAEEAKRVESQLKILIRPIYSNPPMNGARIAATILNTPELHSVWLEEVHGMANRIIKMREQLVAGLKKEGSSHNWNHVIDQIGMFCFTGLKPEQVERLSKEFSVYMTKDGRISMAGVTSGNVAYLAEGIHAVTK, via the exons ATGGCCCTTCTCAAGTCCAACAAGGTTCTCTACTGTCTCGGGAACATTTCCCCATCCCTGGGGGTCCTGTCCTCCCGCCACAG CTCGTGGTGGGGTGGAGTGCAGATGGGTCCCCCCGATCCCATCCTGGGGGTGACCGAGGCCTTCAAGAAAGACACCAACCCCAAGAAAATGAACCTGGGAGTGGGAGCCTACAGGGATGACCAGGGCAAGCCCTTTGTGCTCAGCTGTGTCCGCAAG GCAGAAGCTTTGATTGCAGCCAAGCAGGTGGATAAGGAGTACCTTCCCATCGGTGGTCTGGGGGAGTTTAACAAGGCGTGTGCCCAACTGGCTTTTGGTGCTGATAATGAGGTCTTGAAGAGTGGCAGG AACATCACTGTCCAAACCATCTCAGGAACTGGATCTCTGCGCATTGGAGCTAACTTTTTG TCTCGTTTCCATGGAGGTCCACGTGACGTGTACTTGCCCAAGCCCTCCTGGGGAAACCACACACCAATCTTCAGAGACGCTGGCATGCAGCTCAAATCCTACCGATACTACGACCCGTCTACCTGTGGCTTTGACTTCAAAGGAGCTCTTGATGACATCTCA AAAATCCCGGAGAAGAGTGTGATCTTGTTGCACGCTTGTGCACACAACCCCACTGGTGTGGACCCGAGGCCTGAGCAGTGGAAGGAGATTGCTGAGATTGTGAAG CAAAGGCAACTGCTCGTGTTCTTCGACATGGCCTACCAGGGCTTCGCCAGTGGAGACATTGACCGTGATGCCTGGGCTGTGCGCTACTTCCTTGAACAGGGCCACAACATCCTGTTGTCTCAGTCCTTCGCCAAGAACATGGGACTTTATG GTGAGCGTGTTGGAGGCTTCACTGTGGTGTGTAATGATGCAGAGGAGGCAAAGAGAGTCGAGTCTCAGCTTAAAATCCTCATCAGGCCCATTTACTCCAACCCACCGATGAATGGTGCTAGAATTGCAGCAACCATTCTCAACACACCAGAACTGCACTCAGTGTG GCTGGAGGAGGTCCATGGAATGGCTAACCGCATCATTAAGATGAGAGAACAGCTGGTGGCTGGCCTGAAGAAGGAGGGTTCCTCTCACAACTGGAATCACGTCATTGACCAGATCGGGATGTTCTGCTTCACGGGCCTCAAACCCGAGCAG GTTGAGCGCTTGTCAAAGGAGTTTTCCGTGTACATGACTAAAGATGGCAGAATTTCCATGGCTGGTGTGACCTCTGGAAATGTGGCCTACCTGGCGGAGGGGATCCACGCGGTTACCAAGTAG